A part of Capsicum annuum cultivar UCD-10X-F1 chromosome 6, UCD10Xv1.1, whole genome shotgun sequence genomic DNA contains:
- the LOC107875620 gene encoding uncharacterized protein LOC107875620 isoform X2 → MVGLVDSWCFCNGGGKSEKMKATIFSGKGPAMAHRAVSGTGFLIHRNLLLTTHVVLPSVAAAEAAEIRLQNGVAARLFPHRLQKRLPINTCRLQRVQY, encoded by the exons ATGGTGGGTTTGGTTGATTCTTGGTGTTTCTGTAATGGGGGTGGCAAGTCTGAGAAAATGAAAGCTACCATTTTTTCAGGCAAAGGTCCTGCTATGGCTCATAGAGCTGTGAGTGGCACTGGTTTCTTGATCCACAGGAATTTGCTGCTTACTACCCATGTAGTTCTTCCTTCTGTTGCTGCTGCTGAAGCTGCTGAGATCCGTCTTCAAAACGGTGTTGCTGCTCGCCTTTTTCCGCATAG GTTACAAAAAAGGTTGCCAATAAATACTTGTAGGTTACAAAGGGTGCAATATTGA
- the LOC107875620 gene encoding uncharacterized protein LOC107875620 isoform X1, producing MVGLVDSWCFCNGGGKSEKMKATIFSGKGPAMAHRAVSGTGFLIHRNLLLTTHVVLPSVAAAEAAEIRLQNGVAARLFPHRKHIKVALVVAGGLVDLGFVQKDRAACTSHDHMHD from the exons ATGGTGGGTTTGGTTGATTCTTGGTGTTTCTGTAATGGGGGTGGCAAGTCTGAGAAAATGAAAGCTACCATTTTTTCAGGCAAAGGTCCTGCTATGGCTCATAGAGCTGTGAGTGGCACTGGTTTCTTGATCCACAGGAATTTGCTGCTTACTACCCATGTAGTTCTTCCTTCTGTTGCTGCTGCTGAAGCTGCTGAGATCCGTCTTCAAAACGGTGTTGCTGCTCGCCTTTTTCCGCATAG gaAGCACATCAAAGTAGCTTTGGTGGTGGCAGGTGGTCTTGTTGATCTTGGATTCGTACAAAAGGATAGAGCTGCATGCACAAGTCACGACCATATGCACGATTGA
- the LOC107875620 gene encoding uncharacterized protein LOC107875620 isoform X4, which yields MVGLVDSWCFCNGGGKSEKMKATIFSGKGPAMAHRAVSGTGFLIHRNLLLTTHVVLPSVAAAEAAEIRLQNGVAARLFPHRWSC from the exons ATGGTGGGTTTGGTTGATTCTTGGTGTTTCTGTAATGGGGGTGGCAAGTCTGAGAAAATGAAAGCTACCATTTTTTCAGGCAAAGGTCCTGCTATGGCTCATAGAGCTGTGAGTGGCACTGGTTTCTTGATCCACAGGAATTTGCTGCTTACTACCCATGTAGTTCTTCCTTCTGTTGCTGCTGCTGAAGCTGCTGAGATCCGTCTTCAAAACGGTGTTGCTGCTCGCCTTTTTCCGCATAG GTGGTCTTGTTGA
- the LOC107875620 gene encoding uncharacterized protein LOC107875620 isoform X3, translated as MVGLVDSWCFCNGGGKSEKMKATIFSGKGPAMAHRAVSGTGFLIHRNLLLTTHVVLPSVAAAEAAEIRLQNGVAARLFPHRLAFGL; from the exons ATGGTGGGTTTGGTTGATTCTTGGTGTTTCTGTAATGGGGGTGGCAAGTCTGAGAAAATGAAAGCTACCATTTTTTCAGGCAAAGGTCCTGCTATGGCTCATAGAGCTGTGAGTGGCACTGGTTTCTTGATCCACAGGAATTTGCTGCTTACTACCCATGTAGTTCTTCCTTCTGTTGCTGCTGCTGAAGCTGCTGAGATCCGTCTTCAAAACGGTGTTGCTGCTCGCCTTTTTCCGCATAG ATTAGCTTTTGGATTATGA